The nucleotide window TTGGCAATGAGGGGCATGCACGTATGCCTGTTAGCCCAGCGCCAGGAATTGTTGGATTCTGCGCTTACCGAAGTAGAAAAGTATCGTGAGAACAAAGAACAGCTAATTGCAACGATATCTGCAGATGTTTCGGATTGGGATAGTGTTCAAAAGGCGATGCAGATTATCATGAAGCAATCGGGTACACCAGATATTCTGATCAATGCTGCTGGGGTTGCTCACCCAGGTTATGTGCAGGATTTGGATCTCTCCATTTTCAATTGGATGATGCAGGTAAATTACTTTGGAACGGTCTATGCTACCAAAGCCCTCTTGCCAGGCATGGTGAGTCGGGGTAGTGGTTATATTGTGAACATCTCCTCAGTTGCCGGGTTTATCGGCACGTTTGGCTACACCGCCTATGGTGCTTCGAAGTTTGCTGTGCGCGGTTTTTCTGATGCGCTAAGGCAAGAGCTGAAGCTATACGGGATTGGCGTCTCGGTCGTATTCCCAGGTGATACACAAACAGCTCAGCTCGAGTATGAAAATAAGGTCAAGCCACCTGAAACTAAGGCACTGGCTGGTAATACCAAGGTTATGTCAGCTGACGACGTCGCTAGAATTATTATTACGGGTATTGAGCATGGACAGTATAAAATTTTGCCGGGTGCTGAGACAAAATTACTCTATCTGCTCAATAACATCGTTGGGGGTACGTTGGCATCTGTAATGGATCAAATAGTTGCCAAGGCTAACCGCAAGAAAAATCCGAACTTGAAAGAGGCATGAAACATGGATATTTTCGATAAGTGCTCTGAATTTACATATGCAAAAGAGTTCATTGCGTCGGGGTATTACCCTTATTTTATTCCCATGGAAGGTAACGAAGGCAGCGAAGCAATTTGTAAGGGCAGGCGCCTGATCATGATTGGATCGAACAATTATCTGGGCTTAACTACGCATCCGAAAGTCAGGCAAGCTGCGATTGATGCCATTAAACAGTATGGCACGAGCTGTACCGGCTCTCGTTTTTTGAATGGTACCCTGGAGCTGCATGAGCAGCTTGAGCACGAGCTGGCTGCTTGGGTAGGCAAGCAAGCAGCACTGGTTTTCTCGACAGGTATGCAGGTTAACCTGGGCACGATCAGCTCCCTGGTTGGCCGGAATGACGTGGTGGTGCTCGATCGGGATGATCACGCCAGCATCGTTGATGGAGCACGTTTGGGCTGGGGTAAGGTAAAGCGCTTCCAGCACAATAATATCGACGATCTGGAGCGTGTTTTGGCAGGATTGGATGAGAGCGTAGGGAGATTGGTGGTTGTGGATGGGCTATTCAGTATGGAGGGCGATATTGCCCCTCTGCCCGAGATTTCCAGGATATGCAAGCGGTATGGAGCACGGTTGATGGTCGATGATGCCCACGCGCTGGGTGTGCTGGGTGGTGGCCGGGGAACCGAAGCTCATTTTGGGCTAACTGGCGCAGTCGACTTGATCATGGGGACCTTTAGTAAATCCCTGGCGTCCCTCGGTGGATATATCGCTGGTGACGAGGATATTATCCATTATATTAAGCATCATGCCCGCTCGCTTATCTTTAGTGCCAGCATCCCGCCGGCCAATGCTGCCACCGCGCTGGCAGCTTTACAGGTCATGCGTGAAGAGCCTGAACGGGTGAAGCGAGTTAATGATATCGGTGAGTTTATGCGCAAAAACTATCAGGAGCTGGGTTTCAATACGGGTAATTCGGTCTCGCCGATCATTCCCATATTTATCGGTGATGACAAGCGGGCTGCGATAGTCTGGAAA belongs to Anaerolineales bacterium and includes:
- a CDS encoding short-chain dehydrogenase; the encoded protein is MKIKAQLGKGKVALVTGGSSGIGKAVACALAMRGMHVCLLAQRQELLDSALTEVEKYRENKEQLIATISADVSDWDSVQKAMQIIMKQSGTPDILINAAGVAHPGYVQDLDLSIFNWMMQVNYFGTVYATKALLPGMVSRGSGYIVNISSVAGFIGTFGYTAYGASKFAVRGFSDALRQELKLYGIGVSVVFPGDTQTAQLEYENKVKPPETKALAGNTKVMSADDVARIIITGIEHGQYKILPGAETKLLYLLNNIVGGTLASVMDQIVAKANRKKNPNLKEA
- a CDS encoding 8-amino-7-oxononanoate synthase, with protein sequence MDIFDKCSEFTYAKEFIASGYYPYFIPMEGNEGSEAICKGRRLIMIGSNNYLGLTTHPKVRQAAIDAIKQYGTSCTGSRFLNGTLELHEQLEHELAAWVGKQAALVFSTGMQVNLGTISSLVGRNDVVVLDRDDHASIVDGARLGWGKVKRFQHNNIDDLERVLAGLDESVGRLVVVDGLFSMEGDIAPLPEISRICKRYGARLMVDDAHALGVLGGGRGTEAHFGLTGAVDLIMGTFSKSLASLGGYIAGDEDIIHYIKHHARSLIFSASIPPANAATALAALQVMREEPERVKRVNDIGEFMRKNYQELGFNTGNSVSPIIPIFIGDDKRAAIVWKAMFEAGVYTNMVVSPAVPEGKQLLRTSYMATHTDEQLHRVLDIFSEVGKQVGII